One window of the Trifolium pratense cultivar HEN17-A07 linkage group LG2, ARS_RC_1.1, whole genome shotgun sequence genome contains the following:
- the LOC123908025 gene encoding L-ascorbate oxidase homolog encodes MTRGAIIALLVCLMATAVRSEDPYVYYTWNVTYGTISPLGTPQQGILINDKFPGPEINGSSNNNIVVNVFNNLDEPLLFTWHGIQQRKNSWQDGTPGTQCPIAPGTNYTYKFQVKDQIGSYFYYPTTGLMRAAGGIGGIRVFSRLLIPVPYADPAEEYWLLMGDWYGKSHTTLKQFLDSGRSIGRPSGVHIMGKSNSAEPLYTMEPGKTYKYRICNVGLKDSLNVRIQGHPLLLVETEGSHTVQNDYDSLDVHVGQCYTVLVTANKEPKDYLVVASTRFTKEVQTATAVLRYSNGNGPASHVLPPAPVGWAWSLNQFRSYRWNLTASAARPNPQGSYHYGQINITRTIKLVNTASKVNGKLRYALNGVSHVDTETPLKLAEYYGVADKVFKYDTIVDNPPSVINEVTIAPNVINATFRTFIEIIFENPTKSIQSYNLDGYSFFAVAVEPGKWTPEKRKSYNLLDAVSRHTVQVFPKSWAAIMLTFDNAGMWNLRSEHAENRYLGQQMYISVLSPEKSNRDEYNLPDTQLVCGIVKDMPRPPPQYN; translated from the exons ATGACTCGTGGGGCTATTATAGCTTTGTTGGTTTGCCTTATGGCAACTGCTGTTAGGTCTGAAGACCCTTATGTTTACTACACATGGAATGTTACATATGGTACCATTTCTCCTTTGGGTACTCCCCAACAGGGTATTCTTATCAATGATAAATTTCCTGGACCTGAAATTAATGGTTCCAGTAACAACAACATTGTAGTTAATGTGTTCAACAACCTTGATGAGCCACTCCTTTTCACATGGCACGGTATTCAACAAAGGAAAAACTCATGGCAAGATGGAACACCGGGAACACAATGTCCCATTGCCCCAGGAACCAACTACACCTACAAGTTCCAGGTTAAGGATCAAATTGGTAGTTACTTTTACTACCCTACCACCGGTCTCATGAGAGCTGCCGGTGGTATCGGTGGAATCAGAGTCTTCAGCAGATTGTTGATTCCAGTCCCATATGCTGATCCTGCTGAGGAATATTGGCTCCTCATGGGTGACTGGTACGGAAAGAGCCACACCACATTGAAGCAATTCCTTGACAGTGGTCGATCCATTGGAAGACCTAGCGGAGTCCACATCATGGGAAAATCCAACAGTGCCGAACCACTCTACACCATGGAGCCTGGAAAGACCTACAAGTACAGAATCTGCAATGTTGGTCTTAAGGACTCTCTTAACGTCAGAATCCAAGGTCACCCATTGTTGCTTGTTGAAACGGAAGGTTCCCACACCGTCCAAAATGATTATGATTCCCTTGATGTTCACGTTGGCCAGTGCTACACTGTCCTTGTGACCGCTAACAAGGAACCCAAGGATTACCTCGTGGTCGCTTCCACCCGTTTCACCAAGGAGGTGCAAACCGCAACTGCTGTTCTCCGTTACTCTAACGGTAATGGCCCTGCTTCCCATGTTCTCCCACCTGCACCAGTTGGTTGGGCATGGTCTTTGAACCAATTTCGTTCTTACCGTTGGAACTTGACCGCTAGTGCTGCTAGGCCCAATCCTCAGGGATCTTACCATTATGGTCAGATCAATATCACTCGTACCATCAAGCTTGTTAACACTGCTTCTAAGGTTAACGGAAAGCTTCGTTATGCTCTTAACGGAGTTTCCCACGTTGACACTGAAACCCCACTCAAGCTTGCTGAATACTACGGTGTTGCTGACAAAGTTTTCAAATATGACACCATCGTTGATAATCCCCCTTCTGTCATCAATGAAGTCACCATAGCTCCCAATGTCATCAACGCCACCTTCCGTACCTTCATTGAGATCATCTTCGAGAACCCCACCAAGAGCATTCAATCTTACAACTTAGATGGATACTCTTTCTTTGCTGTCGc AGTTGAGCCTGGGAAATGGACACCTgagaagagaaagagctacaacCTTTTGGATGCAGTCAGCAGACACACAGTGCAAGTGTTCCCTAAGTCATGGGCCGCAATCATGTTGACATTCGACAACGCTGGTATGTGGAACTTGAGGTCAGAACACGCTGAGAACAGGTACCTTGGACAACAAATGTACATCAGTGTCTTGTCACCTGAAAAATCTAACAGGGATGAGTACAACCTTCCAGACACTCAGCTTGTTTGCGGCATTGTCAAGGATATGCCAAGGCCTCCACcacaatacaattaa
- the LOC123908027 gene encoding L-ascorbate oxidase homolog encodes MQRAAGGFGGLRVNSRLLIPVPYADPEDDYTVLIGDWFTKSHTALSKLLDSSRSLGRPQTVLINGQNAKGDGTDKPLFTMKPGKTYKYRICNVGLKSSLNFRIQGHPLKLVEMEGSHTVQNTYDSLDVHLGECFGVLVTANKEPKDYYMVASTRFTKSIQTGKGIIRYTNGKGPASPELPEAPVGWAWSLNQFRSFRWNLTASAARPNPQGSYHYGQINITRTVKLINSVSRDGGKLRYALNGVSHVDTETPLKLAEYYGIADKVFKYDTIPDMPTSVPKTVTVQPNVLNFKHRTFIEIIFENPEKSVQSYNLNGYAFFYVAVEPGTWTPDKRQTYNLLDAVSRHTVQVFPKSWAAIMLSFDNVGVWNLRSENAENRYLGQQLYISVLTPERSLRDEYNMPEGHLVCGLVKDLPKPASYV; translated from the exons ATGCAAAGAGCAGCCGGTGGTTTCGGTGGCCTTCGCGTGAACAGCAGGTTGCTCATTCCCGTCCCATACGCCGATCCCGAAGACGATTACACCGTCCTAATCGGTGACTGGTTTACCAAGAGTCACACTGCCCTTAGCAAATTACTGGATAGCAGCCGTTCCCTAGGAAGACCACAAACAGTTCTCATTAATGGCCAAAACGCCAAAGGTGACGGAACTGACAAACCACTCTTCACAATGAAGCCAGGAAAAACCTACAAATACAGAATCTGCAATGTTGGTCTTAAAAGCTCCCTCAACTTTAGAATCCAAGGTCACCCACTGAAACTTGTTGAAATGGAAGGTTCCCACACCGTTCAAAACACTTACGATTCCCTCGATGTCCACTTAGGAGAATGCTTTGGTGTTCTCGTAACAGCAAATAAAGAACCAAAAGATTATTACATGGTTGCTTCAACCCGTTTCACTAAATCCATTCAAACAGGTAAAGGTATTATCCGTTATACTAACGGTAAAGGTCCTGCTTCACCTGAACTCCCTGAAGCTCCAGTAGGATGGGCTTGGTCTTTGAACCAGTTCCGTTCTTTCCGTTGGAATCTCACCGCTAGTGCTGCTAGGCCCAACCCACAGGGTTCTTACCATTACGGTCAGATCAATATCACTCGCACCGTTAAACTCATTAACAGCGTTAGCAGAGACGGTGGAAAACTCCGCTATGCACTTAACGGCGTCTCCCATGTGGATACAGAAACCCCTCTTAAACTCGCTGAATACTATGGTATCGCTGATAAGGTTTTTAAGTACGACACCATTCCTGACATGCCAACAAGTGTTCCAAAAACTGTTACAGTGCAACCCAATGTTCTTAACTTCAAACATCGTACTTTCATTGAGATCATTTTTGAGAACCCTGAGAAAAGTGTCCAATCTTACAATTTAAATGGATATGCGTTCTTCTATGTAGC CGTAGAGCCAGGGACTTGGACACCAGACAAAAGGCAGACCTATAACTTGCTTGATGCTGTGAGCAGACACACCGTTCAAGTGTTTCCAAAATCATGGGCTGCAATAATGTTGTCATTTGATAACGTTGGAGTTTGGAATTTGAGGTCAGAGAATGCTGAGAATCGTTACTTGGGACAACAGTTGTATATAAGTGTGTTAACTCCAGAACGTTCTCTTAGGGATGAGTACAATATGCCAGAGGGTCACTTAGTCTGTGGACTTGTTAAGGATCTTCCAAAGCCTGCTTCATACGTCTAA
- the LOC123908024 gene encoding transcription factor Pur-alpha 1, translating to MEGNSGGGGGSSGGGGADVELLCKTLQVEHKLFYFDLKENPRGRYLKISEKTSATRSTIIVPFSGISWFLDLFNYYVNSDEQELFSKELQLDTKVFYFDIGENRRGRFLKVSEASVSRNRSTIIVPAGSGRDEGWAAFRNILAEINEASRLFLLPNQQNSESSERLVGLSDDVGAGFISGHSTQPAPSSELNVDRSVDLPAQDEIGNSGVSKVIRADQKRFFFDLGNNNRGHYLRISEVAGSDRSSIILPLSGLKQFHEIVGHFVEITKDRIEGMSVANVRTIDPPQR from the exons ATGGAGGGGAACTCCGGAGGGGGTGGTGGTAGTAGTGGTGGCGGTGGTGCTGACGTGGAGCTTCTTTGCAAGACGTTACAAGTTGAACACAAGCTATTTTACTTCGATCTGAAAGAAAATCCTCGTGGTCGTTACCTTAAGATTTCTGAGAAAACCTCTGCTACTAGGTCCACCATAATCGTTCCCTTTTCCGGCATTTCTTGGTTCCTCGATCTCTTCAATTATTACGTCAATTCCGATGAACAAGAACTTTTCAGCAAGGAATTGCAGCTCGATACAAAG GTTTTCTACTTCGACATTGGAGAAAATAGAAGAGGCCGTTTCTTAAAG GTGTCTGAAGCTTCTGTCAGCAGAAACCGTAGCACTATAATTGTTCCTGCAGGAAGTGGCAGGGATGAAGGGTGGGCAGCATTCAGGAACATTTTGGCAGAGATTAATGAAGCCTCGAGGCTTTTCCTTCTGCCCAATCAG CAAAATTCTGAATCCTCAGAGCGACTGGTTGGACTTTCGGATGATGTTGGTGCTGGTTTCATATCGGGTCATAGTACTCAACCTGCCCCCTCTTCTGAACTGAATGTCGACAGGTCCGTTGATTTGCCAGCTCAGGATGAAATTGGGAACTCGGGGGTCTCAAAAGTGATCAGGGCTGATCAAAAAAGATTTTTCTTTGATCTTGGAAACAACAATAGGGGTCATTATCTAAGAATATCTGAG GTTGCAGGTTCTGATAGATCCTCCATCATTCTTCCATTGTCAGGGCTCAAGCAGTTTCATGAGATTGTTGGTCACTTTGTGGAAATCACCAAGGACCGTATTGAGGGTATGTCAGTTGCTAATGTCCGTACAATTGATCCCCCTCAAAGATGA